A stretch of DNA from Deltaproteobacteria bacterium:
GGCGCCCTTTGATCCGACGCCTCAGGAAGTGGTCGAACGCATGCTCAAGCTGGCCGCTCTCAATAGCGGCGACGTGCTCTACGATCTCGGCGCCGGCGACGGCCGCGTGGTAATCGCCGCGGCGAAAAAGTATGGCGCCAAGGCGGTCGGTTTCGAGATCGATCCTGGTCTAGTCAAGTTGGCGCGGGAAAATGTTCGTAAACAAGGCGTGGAGCATCTCGTCGAAATCCGCCAACAGGATTTTCTGAGTGCTGAATTATCGCCCGCTTCGGTGGTGACGTTGTATCTATCTTACGACGGCAACTTGGCATTGCGGCAGAAGCTCTTGAATGAACTCAAGCCCGGCGCGCGGCTGGTATCGTATACTTTCGACATGGGTCAGTGGCAGCCCAAGATCACGGAACGTTATCGCGACGGCGGCGGCGACATGCATGTGATTTATTTTTGGCAGATCGGCGAACCGCTGGCGTTCCGTTAAGCGCGACAGTGCTACAATCAAAAAAGGAAGAACATATTCACCACGAAGGACACGAAGAGCACGAAGGTCGGAGTAATAATTATCCGAAACCTTCGTGTCCTTCGTGCTCTTCGTGGTGAGATAGGTCTTCTCATTCAACGGGAAAATTTGGAGCTTTACTAAAACAATGAACGGCGGCGAGCACATTGCACGTCTACTCTTAGGCTTCGTCATTTGGTTGCCGATTGGCAATGCTCACGCGCAAGACTTGCGCGCGATTCTGGCCGATCGCGATCGGCCGGACAACGAACGGGCGATGGATGGGGATCGTAAGCCGGAACAGCTGATAATATTTTTCAACGTGAAGGTTGGCGCGAAAAGCGCCGATCTGATGGCGGGAGCGGGTTATTACACGGCGCTATTGGCGTTGACCGTCGGTCCCAGCGGTGTGGTCTACTCGGCGAATCCGTCGATCAAGCGGCAAACCCGCGAGCGTTTCAGCGCGCCTCGTTTCGCCAACGTTAAATTACTGGAAGGGGCGATGGAGCAAGTGGCATTGCCGGCCGACGGCTCGCTGGATTTTATCTTGATCCATCTCGACTATCATATGATCGGCGCGCCGGCGCGGCTGGAGATGAACCGGCGAATTTTCGCTGCGCTCAAAAGCGGCGGGATTTACGGCGTGGTCGATCACGCCGCCAAAGAAGGCGCCGGCGAGGACGACCGCAAGAAATTGCATCGCATCGACAAACAGATCGTGGTCAAAGAAACCGCCGGCGCCGGTTTTAGATTCGCCAGCGAAGCACTCATGCTGCGCCACGCCGCCGACGCTCACGATCAGCCGTCACAAAAACTCTACGGTAAAAGCGATCGCTTCGTTGTGGCGTTGCGCAAGCCGTAGCAGGTTGCTGAAAAACTCTATCGGAGTCCTTCGACAAGCTCAGGACGAACGGAGATGGACTTGAAGTAATTCCGTTCATGCTGATCCCTCGACAGGCTCGGGACTAAAGGCTGTCGAGGGGGCCGCCCTGAGGCCGCTCGAAGGGTCGAAGCGTGTTCCAAATTATTTATGCCGTGCTGCCATACAACTTATCGATGAAACCGGTGTCGTCGATCTTGCGCAGATAGTGCAGGTCCCAGGGCTCCATTGGTCCGATGTGTTGCATCTTGGGATCTTTGCCGACGTCGAGATCGTAGACGTTTTGAATCGCCGCCGGCAGCGGATAGGGTTTCTTGTTGAGCAGCTTGGCCCACTCCCGTTGCAGGTGCACGTAGTATTCATCTTCCGGCAGACCGAAACGGGTGGCTAAGTTTTTCTTCAAGATGGCTACGACTTCCATCGGTTTAGTCTTAAAGTAGTGCAGCGCTTCGATGAAGCCTTTGATGAAGGCGTCGACGGTCTCCGGGTTTTCCTTGATGTAGTCGGTGGTGGCGAGCAGCGTGGTGTTGTGAATCACCGGCCGGTCCGGCAAGTCGACGACGTGCAAGCCCTTCTTGATGCCATAAAGATCGAAGGGCATATCGACCAGCGCGGCGACCGCTTTGCCGGCGGTGATCTCGTCGACG
This window harbors:
- a CDS encoding methyltransferase domain-containing protein: MKFLALLVFLLHSTVGIHAAAGQGFRGSYSAPRGAVVTSSSGSTVIDARSGFAHGTVIVSPPVRGFAVAPNVQFYAPPLVVAPQFVPQHYYPYRYAPVARYPSVVIIDTPYVSERTIVTQIAPGVLRSERRPTEVPPGDPRTRTAGQLAPFDPTPQEVVERMLKLAALNSGDVLYDLGAGDGRVVIAAAKKYGAKAVGFEIDPGLVKLARENVRKQGVEHLVEIRQQDFLSAELSPASVVTLYLSYDGNLALRQKLLNELKPGARLVSYTFDMGQWQPKITERYRDGGGDMHVIYFWQIGEPLAFR
- a CDS encoding methyltransferase domain-containing protein, which gives rise to MRAILADRDRPDNERAMDGDRKPEQLIIFFNVKVGAKSADLMAGAGYYTALLALTVGPSGVVYSANPSIKRQTRERFSAPRFANVKLLEGAMEQVALPADGSLDFILIHLDYHMIGAPARLEMNRRIFAALKSGGIYGVVDHAAKEGAGEDDRKKLHRIDKQIVVKETAGAGFRFASEALMLRHAADAHDQPSQKLYGKSDRFVVALRKP
- a CDS encoding ABC transporter substrate-binding protein → MRTLDLLASDSSHLPFLYVFKESKVMEKYGFEIDLHIVGGAKAPTMAHRAKLALAGEIDFLSGLHHETYRERAKGEKRLTYLAQAQNNWDDRLVAIPEIKTVEDLKGKKIVCHSKAPCVSGNLRAVLEICGLKPSEINMDVIDDTSGKFLDFVDEITAGKAVAALVDMPFDLYGIKKGLHVVDLPDRPVIHNTTLLATTDYIKENPETVDAFIKGFIEALHYFKTKPMEVVAILKKNLATRFGLPEDEYYVHLQREWAKLLNKKPYPLPAAIQNVYDLDVGKDPKMQHIGPMEPWDLHYLRKIDDTGFIDKLYGSTA